The following proteins come from a genomic window of Aspergillus oryzae RIB40 DNA, chromosome 4:
- a CDS encoding uncharacterized protein (predicted protein) — protein sequence MFWNKRSHELRPAHTITPKKETKKKSRSPTEALESHSSGQSGRQERSTHRDSLQGSVHHLVPIAGTATLEEIGHVISTGKWSVGDIFSQKFTQRAPAIADLVLQQALRWDQAADFVDVILVHLLALVGEVPAEEGLEKLVQHRVVHAGSPAEVRNKAVFRIAHTPKDSLHDGSVGYQLADKSPQIYSSVNLRMPRVHITSSQNNLSIRG from the exons ATGTTTTGGAACAAGAGAAGCCATGAGTTGCGCCCAGCGCATACCATAAcacccaaaaaagaaacaaagaagaaaagtcgTTCACCGACAGAAGCGCTTGAAAGCCATAGTAGCGGCCAATCCGGTCGCCAGGAGCGCTCCACCCATCGTGACAGCTTGCAGGGCAGCGTTCATCATCTGGTGCCTATTGCGGGTACGGCAACGCTTGAAGAAATCGGCCATGTCATTTCCACGGGGAAATGGAGTGTCGGGgacatcttctcccagaAATTCACACAGAGGGCCCCAGCCATCGCTGATCTTGTACTCCAACAGGCGCTCAGGTGGGACCAGGCTGCGGACTTCGTCGACGTGATCCTGGTACACCTGCTTGCCCTTGTTGGGGAAGTCCCCGCGGAAGAAGGTCTCGAAAAACTTGTTCAACATAGGGTAGTACATGCTGGCAGCCCAGCTGAAGTTCGAAACAAAGCTGTGTTCAGGATCGCTCACACGCCAAAAGACAGTCTTCATGACGGATCTGTTGGATACCAGTTAGCGGATAAATCACCTCAGATCTATTCCAGTGTCAACTTACGCATGCCACGAGTCCACATCACGAGTAGTCAGAATAACCTTAGCATTAGG GGCTGA
- the dph5 gene encoding diphthine synthase (diphthine synthase): protein MLYLVGLGLADETDITVKGLEVVKRAERVYLEAYTSILLVNKEKLEAFYGRPVIEADREKVESGSDEILAGADKTDVAFLVVGDPFGATTHTDLVLRARELGIESKVIPNASIMSGIGCTGLQLYNFGQTVSMVFFTENWKPSSYYDKIKENISLGLHTLVLLDIKVKEQSYENMARGRLIYEPPRYMTVAQCASQMLETEEERKEGVYGPDSLAVGAARVGAPDQKLVVGTLKELAEVEMGAPLHSLVLLGRRAHDLEKDYIREFAVDKATFDASWQKGYGATS, encoded by the exons ATGCTCTACCTCGTTGGGTTGGGTCTTGCCGATGAGACTGACATTACTGTCAAAGGCTTAGAGGTGGTGAAAAGGGCGGAAAGGGTCTACCTCGAAGCATATACAAGTATTCTGCTCGTCAACAAAGAGAAACTA GAAGCTTTCTATGGACGTCCTGTTATTGAAGCAGACCGTGAAAAGGTCGAGAGCGGAAGCGATGAGATTCTCGCTGGAGCAGATAAAACAGATGTTGCATTCCTAGTCGTCGGCGATCCTTTTGG CGCCACCACCCATACGGACCTCGTTCTGCGCGCCCGTGAACTGGGCATCGAATCTAAGGTCATCCCGAACGCATCGATCATGTCCGGTATTGGTTGCACGGGACTGCAATTGTATAACTTCGGTCAAACTGTCAGCATGGTTTTCTTCACAGAAAACTGGAAGCCCTCGTCATACTACGATAAGATTAAGGAGAACATTTCACTGGGCCTTCACACCCTCGTGCTCTTGGACATTAAGGTCAAGGAGCAGTCGTACGAGAACATGGCCCGAGGACGCCTGATCTACGAGCCTCCGAGATATATGACCGTTGCGCAGTGCGCCAGTCAGATGTTggagaccgaggaggagcgCAAGGAAGGTGTTTATGGACCTGACAGCCTCGCGGTCGGAGCTGCGAGAGTTGGAGCCCCGGACCAGAAATTGGTCGTCGGAACTCTGAAGGAATTGGCAGAGGTCGAGATGGGCGCACCTCTTCACAGTCTCGTTCTCCTGGGAAGGAGGGCGCATGACTTAGAGAAGGACTACATTCGAGAATTTGCCGTGGACAAAGCGACTTTTGATGCCAGTTGGCAGAAGGGTTACGGCGCTACTTCATGA
- a CDS encoding transcriptional regulator SPT3 (histone acetyltransferase PCAF/SAGA, subunit SUPT3H/SPT3): MSTDRTPKYRQEIQQMMFVSGETAEPSVETTTLIEEIVRQQVVEILARSTTLATRRGVRSISTDDLIFLIRHDKAKVSRLKTFLSWKDVRKNVKDSDDKGGADAAEFAGADDPLAGGVVAGPQDVASKPKNKRARVGLAWDVNSFYSVQVPERDDEEDEEEEEQNYATLQRLAAADERTKHMTKEEYVFWSECRQASFTYRKSKRFREWAGFGIVTESKPNDDIVDILGFLTFEIVQTLTEEALKVKEREDREKNRRGGAENDSGETKKRKRETGLFDPPEEGRTPVEPKHIREAYRKLQATPNKNIAMLLHNGRVPARMPLRLEGHVYFAGVRVDI; the protein is encoded by the exons ATGTCGACCGATCGAACTCCGAAGTATCGGCAGGAAATCCAGCAG ATGATGTTCGTCTCTGGTGAGACTGCCGAGCCATCAGTGGAAACAACTACTCTGATAGAAGAGATCGTTCGCCAGCAAGTCGTTGAGATT CTCGCACGCAGTACAACGCTGGCAACACGACGAGGTGTTCGCTCTATTTCGACTGACGATTTGATCTTTCTCATTCGACATGACAAGGCCAAGGTCTCGCGCCTGAAGACCTTCCTTTCCTGGAAAGATGTCCGCAAGAATGTCAAAGATTCAGATGACAAAGGCGGTGCCGACGCTGCTGAATTTGCAGGAGCCGATGACCCTCTTGCAGGGGGTGTCGTCGCTGGGCCGCAGGATGTCGCTTCGAAGCCGAAAAATAAGAGGGCCCGTGTTGGTCTCGCATGGGATGTGAACAGTTTCTACTCGGTCCAGGTTCCAGAGCgagatgacgaggaagacgaagaggaggaggagcagaacTATGCAACCCTCCAGCGTCTtgctgcagcagatgaaCGAACCAAGCACATGACGAAGGAAGAGTACGTGTTTTGGTCCGAATGTCGTCAAGCATCCTTCACCTATCGTAAGAGCAAGCGTTTTCGTGAGTGGGCCGGTTTTGGTATCGTAACCGAATCGAAGCCCAACGACGATATTGTCGATATCCTTGGTTTCCTCACGTTCGAGATCGTCCAAACTTTGACCGAGGAAGCCCTTAAAGTTAAAGAACGCGAAGACCGAGAGAAGAatcgtcgaggaggtgcCGAAAATGACTCGGGCGAGACTAAGAAGCGTAAGCGCGAAACTGGCCTCTTCGATCCTCCTGAGGAGGGCCGAACACCGGTTGAACCGAAGCATATCCGTGAAGCATATCGTAAACTTCAAGCAACTCCGAACAAGAATATCGCAATGCTTCTCCACAATGGGCGCGTTCCAGCACGGATGCCTTTGAGACTG GAAGGACATGTTTACTTCGCTGGGGTTCGTGTTGATATCTAG
- a CDS encoding aminoglycoside phosphotransferase family protein (predicted protein): MGHGVTLMEAENLKFLATNSKVPVPRVYAAFKDPDTKKTYIIMQYLHGDNLQKSLPSLTQVEKATICSLIKDAITELRSIPPPDYLGMLNRRPYLDGVFWTEGLISKISGPFENQEDMNLAIIEKLRQTESEPYIRLLRNMVNRTLNGHRTVFTHGDLQPKNIMVEKLRSRDGGPEFRITLLDWESAGWYPEFWDFCNATIACRFKPDWLELVPDILDQYPVEFLMMQVVYSSVFY; the protein is encoded by the coding sequence ATGGGTCACGGCGTAACCCTAATGGAGGCCGAAAACTTGAAGTTTCTCGCAACAAACAGCAAAGTTCCAGTCCCAAGAGTCTACGCTGCCTTCAAGGACCCCGACACCAAGAAAACTTATATTATTATGCAATATCTCCATGGCGATAACCTTCAAAAATCCTTGCCATCCCTTACACAGGTGGAAAAAGCTACAATATGTAGCTTGATTAAAGACGCCATAACGGagctacggagtataccgCCACCAGATTACTTGGGGATGTTGAATCGCCGGCCTTATCTTGACGGGGTGTTCTGGACTGAAGGTCTTATTTCCAAAATATCAGGTCCCTTCGAGAATCAGGAAGACATGAATCTTGCCATCATCGAGAAACTTCGCCAGACAGAATCAGAGCCGTATATCCGATTGCTGCGGAACATGGTTAACCGGACTCTGAACGGCCACCGCACTGTTTTCACCCACGGTGACCTTCAGCCGAAGAATATTATGGTTGAAAAGCTCAGAAGTCGCGACGGAGGCCCGGAATTTAGGATCACGCTATTGGACTGGGAAAGCGCTGGATGGTATCCAGAGTTCTGGGATTTCTGCAACGCTACAATCGCCTGTAGATTCAAACCCGACTGGCTTGAACTTGTGCCTGATATACTGGATCAATACCCGGTGGAATTTCTCATGATGCAGGTGGTGTATTCATCTGTGTTCTACTAG
- a CDS encoding histidine phosphatase family protein (predicted protein), translating to MASKVHLVRHAESVHNVTHDFSQLDPELTPLGLQQATGLGQLFPYAPQVGVIITSPLKRAVQTTLTAFSHILDKRYFDPDSGYGVENGAALFLEPDLQERSALPCDTGSPTRVLDAAFPRLGVQDLAEGWQVKEDFYSPADEAVEERAQKMRSRIAAVFI from the exons ATGGCCTCGAAGGTCCATCTCGTCCGCCACGCAGAATCGGTCCACAATGTCACTCATGACTTCTCTCAGTTGGATCCTGAGTTGACCCCTCTTGGCCTTCAGCAAGCCACAGGGCTCGGCCAGCTATTCCCCTACGCCCCCCAAGTGGGTGTTATCATCACCTCTCCACTCAAACGAGCTGTTCAAACCACCCTCACGGCTTTTTCGCATATCCTTGATAAACGGTATTTCGACCCCGACTCTGGGTACGGAGTGGAGAATGGCGCTGCCCTTTTCTTGGAACCGGATTTGCAAGAGAGAAGTGCTCTTCCCTGTGATACGGGGTCCCCAACTAGGGTCCTGGACGCGGCTTTTCCGAGACTAGGTGTCCAGGATTTGGCTGAGGGTTGGCAAGTGAAAGAGGACTTCTATTCTCCCGCCGACGAAGCTGTGGAGGAGCGGGCGCAGAAGATGAGATCTCGTATTGCCGCAGTTT TCATTTGA
- a CDS encoding alpha/beta hydrolase (predicted protein) produces the protein MKTFTSALIGAAALAQDVNSSPLSGPAGLEFPNVTGLMNHTVHVSNGGSAHCVSGTVKVNATTDKNLKFAYNLPPNQSQVTQTLVSLWSSGGDGYVKSLTSGTQRVTGSFDIEATYCLPAGENSKTTKVQLLTHGIGVDRYYWDFASGYSYVDTAAAAGYATFLYNRLGVGASSKEDPLNAVQSPLELEILEALASKLRQGTLGDRAFSTVVGVGHSFGSILTQGVTAAYPKTLDAAVLTGFTLNSTGLPGFGLGLNAAIASETQPYRFSGLSAGYLVAGTPVSNQIAFFYDPGFDPEILSLADATKGSFTLGELFTLTHVLNATSEFQGPVAVVAGNEDLPFCNGNCSSPTNILADLVPALYPELSEEDTATYVAPAAGHALNLHYAAPGAFNFIQDFLKKHNV, from the coding sequence atgAAGACCTTCACTTCTGCCTTGATCGGTGCTGCTGCATTGGCACAGGACGTCAATTCATCTCCTCTTTCTGGTCCTGCTGGACTGGAATTCCCCAATGTGACCGGGTTGATGAATCATACCGTTCACGTTTCCAACGGCGGATCAGCCCATTGCGTCTCCGGCACCGTTAAAGTCAACGCAACAACCGACAAAAACCTCAAGTTCGCGTACAACTTGCCCCCTAACCAGTCGCAAGTAACTCAGACACTCGTCAGCCTGTGGTCGTCAGGCGGGGATGGCTACGTGAAATCCCTCACGAGCGGCACCCAACGGGTCACCGGCAGCTTCGATATCGAGGCGACATATTGTCTGCCTGCAGGCGAAAACTCAAAGACAACCAAGGTCCAGCTCCTCACGCACGGTATTGGCGTGGACCGCTACTACTGGGACTTTGCCTCGGGATACAGCTACGTCGACACCGCCGCGGCCGCAGGGTATGCCACATTCCTGTACAACCGTCTCGGCGTTGGCGCATCGTCAAAGGAAGACCCATTGAATGCCGTGCAATCGCCACTTGAGCTGGAGATTCTCGAGGCACTGGCAAGCAAACTTCGCCAAGGTACTCTTGGTGACCGCGCCTTTTCGACTGTCGTGGGTGTAGGCCACTCGTTTGGGAGCATCCTGACCCAGGGTGTCACCGCGGCTTACCCAAAGACCCTCGACGCCGCAGTGCTGACGGGATTTACACTCAATTCGACCGGTCTGCCGGGTTTTGGCCTGGGTCTTAATGCAGCCATTGCCTCGGAAACCCAGCCATACCGCTTCAGTGGGCTCTCTGCTGGATACCTTGTCGCTGGGACGCCCGTGTCGAATCAGATTGCGTTTTTCTACGACCCGGGTTTTGACCCCGAAATCCTGTCGCTGGCAGATGCCACCAAGGGAAGCTTCACGCTGGGTGAACTTTTCACGTTAACGCACGTTCTCAATGCAACAAGCGAATTCCAAGGTCCCGTTGCGGTCGTTGCTGGAAATGAAGATTTGCCTTTCTGTAACGGAAACTGCAGTTCTCCGACCAATATTTTGGCTGATCTCGTGCCTGCGCTGTATCCGGAACTATCAGAGGAGGATACTGCTACCTATGTGGCTCCTGCTGCAGGTCACGCCTTGAACTTGCATTATGCGGCGCCGGGTGCTTTTAACTTCATTCAGGACTTTCTCAAGAAGCACAATGTGTAA
- a CDS encoding SUN domain-containing protein (predicted protein) — protein sequence MKLTIASSVLLGLIAAVEAAKHGHGHNHNHQRDVNSAAEVEAPLEKRGGSCEFPKDAGLVAVTPNLKNAGWAMSPDQPCKPGNYCPYACPPGQVSMQWDPEATSYSYPMSMNGGLYCDEDGKIQKPFPNKPYCQDGTGAVGARNKCNGQVSFCQTVLPGNEAMLIPTLVEELATLAVPDLSYWCETAAHFYINPPGYDTETACVWGTSDQPLGNWTPYVAGANTDGDGNTFVKIGWNPIYLEPTTPFRDVVPDFGVEIECEGDGCNGLPCKIDPAVNGVNEVTGSSSKGAGGGAFCVVTVPKGEKANIVVFEKSGSSGGGSSSSTTVSSSSSTINRQPVQRTGSENSYQALVLPAQRLHHMWNLCRYGVH from the exons ATGAAGCTCACTATCGCGTCGTCTGTACTTCTCGGGCTTATTGCCGCCGTTGAAGCTGCAAAGCACGGACATGGGCACAACCACAATCACCAACGCGATGTGAACTCCGCCGCAGAAGTGGAGGCacctttggagaagagaggaggaagctgtGAATTTCCCAAGGATGCCGGCTTGGTGGCCGTTACTCCGAACCTCAAGAATGCCGGTTGGGCCATGAGCCCGGATCAGCCATGTAAGCCGGGCAATTACTGCCCGTACGCCTGTCCTCCTGGTCAGGTGTCAATGCAGTGGGATCCTGAGGCCACCTCGTATAGTTATCCCATGTCAATG AATGGTGGTCTCTACTGTGATGAAGATGGTAAAATCCAGAAGCCATTCCCTAACAAGCCCTACTGTCAGGATGGTACCGGTGCTGTGGGCGCGCGGAACAAGTGTAACGGCCAGGTCTCATTCTGTCAGACCGTGTTGCCCGGCAATGAAGCCATGCTGATTCCAACCCTGGTCGAGGAGCTGGCCACGCTCGCTGTGCCTGATCTCAGCTACTGGTGTGAGACTGCCGCCCA CTTCTATATCAACCCTCCCGGCTATGACACCGAGACTGCGTGCGTCTGGGGTACCTCGGACCAACCCTTAGGCAACTGGACGCCTTATGTTGCCGGTGCTAATACCGACGGCGACGGAAACACTTTCGTCAAGATTGGTTGGAACCCGATCTACCTGGAGCCGACCACCCCTTTCCGTGACGTGGTGCCCGACTTCGGAGTCGAAATTGAGTGCGAGGGTGATGGCTGCAATGGTCTGCCGTGCAAGATTGACCCGGCTGTTAACGGCGTCAATGAGGTTACTGGTAGCTCTTCAAAAGGTGCCGGCGGTGGTGCGTTCTGTGTGGTGACGGTACCTAAGGGCGAGAAAGCCAATATTGTCGTATTTGAAAAGAgtggcagcagtggtggtggatcTTCGTCATCCACTACCGTTTCTAGTAGCTCCAGCACT ATCAACCGGCAGCCAGTCCAGAGAACTGGGTCAGAGAATTCCTATCAGGCTCTAGTTCTACCTGCGCAGCGTCTACACCACATGTGGAACCTTTGCAGATATGGGGTTCACTAG
- a CDS encoding uncharacterized protein (predicted protein) has protein sequence MTGTVVVASIGTSGILRAKNTYSFSETIEPLAQCYPAKSSVQTEFGRSLSAIGPLFNVAISDPFCRIRLPSTLLCGKICSSSGRSADLCRLVWSGPSSSTISICHWSFPRINISKHSTNQFTWDLTYDRSAVK, from the coding sequence ATGACTGGGACGGTGGTGGTTGCGAGCATTGGCACCAGTGGAATCCTTAGGGCCAAGAACACCTACTCCTTCTCAGAGACTATCGAACCATTAGCCCAATGCTACCCAGCCAAAAGTAGTGTCCAAACAGAGTTTGGCCGGTCTCTTTCCGCTATTGGCCCCCTTTTCAACGTTGCCATCTCGGACCCATTCTGTCGCATACGTTTGCCCTCAACGCTGCTTTGTGGGAAAATCTGCAGTTCTTCGGGTCGCTCTGCTGATCTTTGTAGACTTGTGTGGTCTGGACCAAGTTCCTCGACGATCAGCATCTGTCACTGGAGTTTCCCTCGGATCAACATATCCAAGCACAGCACAAACCAATTTACCTGGGACTTGACATATGATAGATCTGCTGTCAAGTAA